In Haliaeetus albicilla chromosome 18, bHalAlb1.1, whole genome shotgun sequence, one genomic interval encodes:
- the HNRNPA1 gene encoding heterogeneous nuclear ribonucleoprotein A1 isoform X6, with translation MAKSESPKEPEQLRKLFIGGLSFETTDESLRSHFEQWGTLTDCVVMRDPNTKRSRGFGFVTYSSVEEVDAAMNARPHKVDGRVVEPKRAVSREDSQRPGAHLTVKKIFVGGIKEDTEEHHLRDYFGQYGKIEVIEIMTDRGSGKKRGFAFVTFDDHDSVDKIVIQKYHTVNGHNCEVRKALSKQEMASASASQRGRSGSGNFGGGRGGGFGGNDNFSRGGNFGGRGYGGSGPGYSGGNRGYGGSSTYDGYNNGGGGFGGGSGGRRPARGPALAVRNGLSEAGTGSNFGGGGNYNDFGSYNNQSSNFGPMKGGNFGGRSSGPYGGGGYGSSSGGGSYGGGRRF, from the exons atGGCCAAGTCCGAG TCTCCAAAGGAGCCCGAGCAGCTCCGCAAGCTATTCATCGGCGGCCTCAGCTTCGAAACCACAGACGAGAGCCTCCGCAGCCACTTCGAGCAATGGGGCACCCTGACCGACTGTGTG GTGATGAGGGACCCAAACACCAAACGTTCACGAGGCTTCGGCTTCGTCACATACTCCTCGGTGGAAGAGGTCGATGCCGCCATGAACGCCCGGCCACACAAAGTGGACGGCAGAGTTGTTGAACCAAAGAGGGCCGTGTCCAGAGAG GACTCCCAGCGGCCCGGAGCCCACCTCACAGTCAAGAAGATCTTTGTGGGCGGCATCAAGGAGGACACGGAGGAGCATCACTTGAGGGACTATTTTGGTCAATATGGCAAAATCGAAGTCATCGAGATCATGACGGACCGCGGCAGCGGCAAGAAGAGGGGCTTCGCCTTCGTCACCTTCGACGACCACGACTCCGTCGACAAGATAGTCA TTCAGAAATACCACACTGTGAACGGGCACAACTGCGAGGTGAGGAAAGCCCTCTCGAAGCAGGAGATGGCCAGCGCTTCAGCCAGCCAGAGAG GCCGCAGCGGTTCCGGGAATTTTGGCGGCGGCCGCGGAGGCGGATTCGGCGGTAACGACAACTTCAGTCGTGGCGGCAACTTCGGCGGCCGTG gTTACGGCGGCAGCGGCCCCGGCTATTCCGGCGGCAACCGGGGCTACGGCGGCAGCAGCACCTACGACGGCTATAATAACGGCGGGGGGGGCTTCGGCGGCGGCAGCGGAGGACGGCGTCCCGCCCGGGGACCCGCGCTTGCCGTGCGGAATGGCCTTTCTGAAGCGGGCACAG gcagcaacttTGGCGGCGGGGGGAACTACAACGACTTCGGCAGTTACAACAACCAGTCGTCCAATTTCGGCCCCATGAAGGGGGGCAACTTCGGGGGCAGGAGCTCGGGGCCGTACGGCGGCG GCGGCTACGGCAGCtcgagcggcggcggcagctACGGCGGCGGCAGAAGGTTTTAA
- the SMUG1 gene encoding single-strand selective monofunctional uracil DNA glycosylase encodes MEESAAETVGTATEPVTGTVPVAEEEEEEDDNDDLAGRFLQLEREQSALLQALPPFGEPVSHVYHPLDYAWEPHCDFVRRYCRTPKRVLFLGMNPGPFGMAQTGVPFGEVWHVREWLRVVGGVKKPPSEHPKRPVLGLTCRRAEVSGARFWGLVRTLCPDPHLFFRHCFVHNHCPLLFLASSGRNLPPTELPPVQRDLLMGLCDRALTRTVGLLGVGLVVGVGRYAERRARRALAAAGLTVRVEGLPHPSPRNPRANRGWEELAKARLGELGVLELLEEKGGTAAGR; translated from the exons ATGGAGGAGAGCGCGGCCGAGACTGTGGGGACGGCAACAGAGCCGGTGACAGGGACGGTGCCGGtggcagaagaggaggaggaggaggatgacaACGACGACCTGGCAGGGCGGTTCCTGCAGCTGGAGCGGGAGCAGAGCGCACTGCTGCAGGCGCTGCCGCCCTTTGGGGAGCCCGTCAGCCACGTCTACCACCCCCTTGACTATGCCTGGGAGCCCCACTGCGACTTCGTGCGCCGCTACTGCCGCACCCCCAAACGCGTCCTCTTCCTCGGCATGAACCCCGGCCCCTTCGGCATGGCCCAGACTGGG GTTCCCTTCGGAGAAGTCTGGCACGTACGGGAGTGGCTGCGGGTTGTCGGGGGGGTGAAGAAGCCGCCCTCGGAGCACCCCAAGCGCCCGGTGCTGGGCCTGACCTGCCGACGGGCAGAGGTGAGCGGCGCCCGCTTTTGGGGGCTGGTACGGACCCTCTGCCCCGACCCCCACCTCTTCTTCCGTCACTGCTTCGTCCACAACCACtgtcccctcctcttcctcgcctCCAGCGGTCGGAACTTGCCCCCCACCGAGCTGCCCCCCGTCCAACGTGACCTGTTGATGGGGCTTTGCGACCGGGCGCTGACGCGAACCGTGGGGCTGCTGGGcgtggggctggtggtgggcGTGGGGCGTTACGCCGAGCGGCGGGCACGGCGCGCTTTGGCAGCTGCCGGCCTGACCGTTCGCGTTGAGGGGTTACCCCATCCCTCGCCCCGAAATCCCCGTGCCAACCGGGGGTGGGAGGAGCTGGCCAAGGCGcgactgggagaactgggagtgCTGGAGTTgttggaggagaaggggggCACGGCGGCGGGGAGGTGA
- the NFE2 gene encoding transcription factor NF-E2 45 kDa subunit isoform X2 encodes MGDPEGLDMVADPPFDPSFCPLPPPPPPPPPYTPLQPPPPTSLPPAPFIPPFPSPFPNPPLPTPFPPEPLAHPAAPRGAGSGGGSSRDARRALASALPIGPEAIVNLPVEDFNALLGRARLSGPELALARDIRRRGKNKVAAQKCRRRKLEAIARLQAELGRLGRERERLLRARGQAERALGALRRDLARVSAQVLGALRDGAGNPLPPERFGLRLAPDGGLSLETLGGGE; translated from the exons ATGGGGGACCCCGAG GGCCTGGACATGGTGGCAGACCCCCCCTTTGACCCCTCCTTTTGCCCCCTTCCtccacccccccctcctcctcctccctatacacccctccagcccccccctccaacctccctccccccagccccctttattccccctttcccttcccctttccccaaTCCCCCCCTACCAACACCCTTCCCACCGGAGCCGCTCGCCCACCCAGCCGCTCCCCGAGGAGctggcagcggcggcggcagcagccgGGACGCCCGCCGGGCGCTGGCGTCGGCGTTACCGATCGGTCCCGAAGCCATCGTCAACCTGCCGGTGGAGGACTTCAACGCGCTGTTGGGACGAGCGCGACTGTCGGGACCAGAGCTGGCGTTGGCGCGGGATATCCGTCGTCGAGGCAAGAACAAAGTGGCGGCGCAAAAATGTCGCCGGAGGAAATTAGAAGCCATCGCTCGGCTCCAGGCGGAATTGGGGAGGTTGGGACGGGAACGGGAACGGCTGCTACGGGCGCGGGGGCAGGCGGAACGGGCGCTGGGTGCCCTGCGCCGAGACTTGGCCCGTGTTTCAGCTCAGGTGCTGGGGGCCCTGAGGGACGGGGCTGGCAACCCGCTGCCCCCCGAGCGCTTTGGCCTGCGCCTGGCGCCCGATGGGGGGCTCAGCCTGGAGaccctgggtgggggggagtga
- the HNRNPA1 gene encoding heterogeneous nuclear ribonucleoprotein A1 isoform X5, producing MAKSESPKEPEQLRKLFIGGLSFETTDESLRSHFEQWGTLTDCVVMRDPNTKRSRGFGFVTYSSVEEVDAAMNARPHKVDGRVVEPKRAVSREDSQRPGAHLTVKKIFVGGIKEDTEEHHLRDYFGQYGKIEVIEIMTDRGSGKKRGFAFVTFDDHDSVDKIVIQKYHTVNGHNCEVRKALSKQEMASASASQRGCPPPPPPLLGRSGSGNFGGGRGGGFGGNDNFSRGGNFGGRGYGGSGPGYSGGNRGYGGSSTYDGYNNGGGGFGGGSGGRRPARGPALAVRNGLSEAGTGSNFGGGGNYNDFGSYNNQSSNFGPMKGGNFGGRSSGPYGGGGYGSSSGGGSYGGGRRF from the exons atGGCCAAGTCCGAG TCTCCAAAGGAGCCCGAGCAGCTCCGCAAGCTATTCATCGGCGGCCTCAGCTTCGAAACCACAGACGAGAGCCTCCGCAGCCACTTCGAGCAATGGGGCACCCTGACCGACTGTGTG GTGATGAGGGACCCAAACACCAAACGTTCACGAGGCTTCGGCTTCGTCACATACTCCTCGGTGGAAGAGGTCGATGCCGCCATGAACGCCCGGCCACACAAAGTGGACGGCAGAGTTGTTGAACCAAAGAGGGCCGTGTCCAGAGAG GACTCCCAGCGGCCCGGAGCCCACCTCACAGTCAAGAAGATCTTTGTGGGCGGCATCAAGGAGGACACGGAGGAGCATCACTTGAGGGACTATTTTGGTCAATATGGCAAAATCGAAGTCATCGAGATCATGACGGACCGCGGCAGCGGCAAGAAGAGGGGCTTCGCCTTCGTCACCTTCGACGACCACGACTCCGTCGACAAGATAGTCA TTCAGAAATACCACACTGTGAACGGGCACAACTGCGAGGTGAGGAAAGCCCTCTCGAAGCAGGAGATGGCCAGCGCTTCAGCCAGCCAGAGAG gctgtcccccccctccgccccctcTCCTAGGCCGCAGCGGTTCCGGGAATTTTGGCGGCGGCCGCGGAGGCGGATTCGGCGGTAACGACAACTTCAGTCGTGGCGGCAACTTCGGCGGCCGTG gTTACGGCGGCAGCGGCCCCGGCTATTCCGGCGGCAACCGGGGCTACGGCGGCAGCAGCACCTACGACGGCTATAATAACGGCGGGGGGGGCTTCGGCGGCGGCAGCGGAGGACGGCGTCCCGCCCGGGGACCCGCGCTTGCCGTGCGGAATGGCCTTTCTGAAGCGGGCACAG gcagcaacttTGGCGGCGGGGGGAACTACAACGACTTCGGCAGTTACAACAACCAGTCGTCCAATTTCGGCCCCATGAAGGGGGGCAACTTCGGGGGCAGGAGCTCGGGGCCGTACGGCGGCG GCGGCTACGGCAGCtcgagcggcggcggcagctACGGCGGCGGCAGAAGGTTTTAA
- the HNRNPA1 gene encoding heterogeneous nuclear ribonucleoprotein A1 isoform X2, with amino-acid sequence MAKSESPKEPEQLRKLFIGGLSFETTDESLRSHFEQWGTLTDCVVMRDPNTKRSRGFGFVTYSSVEEVDAAMNARPHKVDGRVVEPKRAVSREDSQRPGAHLTVKKIFVGGIKEDTEEHHLRDYFGQYGKIEVIEIMTDRGSGKKRGFAFVTFDDHDSVDKIVIQKYHTVNGHNCEVRKALSKQEMASASASQRGRSGSGNFGGGRGGGFGGNDNFSRGGNFGGRGGFGGSRGGGYGGGGDGYNGFGNDGKARAGFLRRAAANAPSRSPRTPAGPVARPRQRTQPTALPNPEPGPHAPAGAALGAQRPPSSPPGYGGSGPGYSGGNRGYGGSSTYDGYNNGGGGFGGGSGGRRPARGPALAVRNGLSEAGTGSNFGGGGNYNDFGSYNNQSSNFGPMKGGNFGGRSSGPYGGGGYGSSSGGGSYGGGRRF; translated from the exons atGGCCAAGTCCGAG TCTCCAAAGGAGCCCGAGCAGCTCCGCAAGCTATTCATCGGCGGCCTCAGCTTCGAAACCACAGACGAGAGCCTCCGCAGCCACTTCGAGCAATGGGGCACCCTGACCGACTGTGTG GTGATGAGGGACCCAAACACCAAACGTTCACGAGGCTTCGGCTTCGTCACATACTCCTCGGTGGAAGAGGTCGATGCCGCCATGAACGCCCGGCCACACAAAGTGGACGGCAGAGTTGTTGAACCAAAGAGGGCCGTGTCCAGAGAG GACTCCCAGCGGCCCGGAGCCCACCTCACAGTCAAGAAGATCTTTGTGGGCGGCATCAAGGAGGACACGGAGGAGCATCACTTGAGGGACTATTTTGGTCAATATGGCAAAATCGAAGTCATCGAGATCATGACGGACCGCGGCAGCGGCAAGAAGAGGGGCTTCGCCTTCGTCACCTTCGACGACCACGACTCCGTCGACAAGATAGTCA TTCAGAAATACCACACTGTGAACGGGCACAACTGCGAGGTGAGGAAAGCCCTCTCGAAGCAGGAGATGGCCAGCGCTTCAGCCAGCCAGAGAG GCCGCAGCGGTTCCGGGAATTTTGGCGGCGGCCGCGGAGGCGGATTCGGCGGTAACGACAACTTCAGTCGTGGCGGCAACTTCGGCGGCCGTG GTGGGTTTGGTGGCAGCCGCGGTGGCGGTTATGGCGGCGGCGGAGACGGCTATAATGGATTTGGCAATGACGGTAAGGCCAGAGCGGGATTTCTCCGACGGGCAGCGGCCAACGCGCCCAGCCGCTCGCCGAGGACGCCAGCCGGCCCCGTGGCCCGGCCCAGACAGCGGACGCAGCCCACCGCCCTGCCGAACCCGGAGCCCGGCCCCCACGCGCCCGCCGGGGCGGCCCTCGGAGCTCAGCgccctccttcctctcccccaggTTACGGCGGCAGCGGCCCCGGCTATTCCGGCGGCAACCGGGGCTACGGCGGCAGCAGCACCTACGACGGCTATAATAACGGCGGGGGGGGCTTCGGCGGCGGCAGCGGAGGACGGCGTCCCGCCCGGGGACCCGCGCTTGCCGTGCGGAATGGCCTTTCTGAAGCGGGCACAG gcagcaacttTGGCGGCGGGGGGAACTACAACGACTTCGGCAGTTACAACAACCAGTCGTCCAATTTCGGCCCCATGAAGGGGGGCAACTTCGGGGGCAGGAGCTCGGGGCCGTACGGCGGCG GCGGCTACGGCAGCtcgagcggcggcggcagctACGGCGGCGGCAGAAGGTTTTAA
- the NFE2 gene encoding transcription factor NF-E2 45 kDa subunit isoform X1, with product MGDPESLAALGEVGGRGPPLAPPLGPPLAPPPPGPAEVELTWQEILSLSELQGLDMVADPPFDPSFCPLPPPPPPPPPYTPLQPPPPTSLPPAPFIPPFPSPFPNPPLPTPFPPEPLAHPAAPRGAGSGGGSSRDARRALASALPIGPEAIVNLPVEDFNALLGRARLSGPELALARDIRRRGKNKVAAQKCRRRKLEAIARLQAELGRLGRERERLLRARGQAERALGALRRDLARVSAQVLGALRDGAGNPLPPERFGLRLAPDGGLSLETLGGGE from the exons ATGGGGGACCCCGAG TCGCTGGCAGCTCtcggggaggtgggggggcggggcccgCCCCTGGCCCCGCCTCTAGGCCCGCccctggccccgcccccgccgggccccgccgaGGTGGAGCTCACGTGGCAGGAGATCCTCTCCCTCAGCGAGCTCCAG GGCCTGGACATGGTGGCAGACCCCCCCTTTGACCCCTCCTTTTGCCCCCTTCCtccacccccccctcctcctcctccctatacacccctccagcccccccctccaacctccctccccccagccccctttattccccctttcccttcccctttccccaaTCCCCCCCTACCAACACCCTTCCCACCGGAGCCGCTCGCCCACCCAGCCGCTCCCCGAGGAGctggcagcggcggcggcagcagccgGGACGCCCGCCGGGCGCTGGCGTCGGCGTTACCGATCGGTCCCGAAGCCATCGTCAACCTGCCGGTGGAGGACTTCAACGCGCTGTTGGGACGAGCGCGACTGTCGGGACCAGAGCTGGCGTTGGCGCGGGATATCCGTCGTCGAGGCAAGAACAAAGTGGCGGCGCAAAAATGTCGCCGGAGGAAATTAGAAGCCATCGCTCGGCTCCAGGCGGAATTGGGGAGGTTGGGACGGGAACGGGAACGGCTGCTACGGGCGCGGGGGCAGGCGGAACGGGCGCTGGGTGCCCTGCGCCGAGACTTGGCCCGTGTTTCAGCTCAGGTGCTGGGGGCCCTGAGGGACGGGGCTGGCAACCCGCTGCCCCCCGAGCGCTTTGGCCTGCGCCTGGCGCCCGATGGGGGGCTCAGCCTGGAGaccctgggtgggggggagtga
- the HNRNPA1 gene encoding heterogeneous nuclear ribonucleoprotein A1 isoform X4 gives MAKSESPKEPEQLRKLFIGGLSFETTDESLRSHFEQWGTLTDCVVMRDPNTKRSRGFGFVTYSSVEEVDAAMNARPHKVDGRVVEPKRAVSREDSQRPGAHLTVKKIFVGGIKEDTEEHHLRDYFGQYGKIEVIEIMTDRGSGKKRGFAFVTFDDHDSVDKIVIQKYHTVNGHNCEVRKALSKQEMASASASQRGRSGSGNFGGGRGGGFGGNDNFSRGGNFGGRGGFGGSRGGGYGGGGDGYNGFGNDGYGGSGPGYSGGNRGYGGSSTYDGYNNGGGGFGGGSGGRRPARGPALAVRNGLSEAGTGSNFGGGGNYNDFGSYNNQSSNFGPMKGGNFGGRSSGPYGGGGYGSSSGGGSYGGGRRF, from the exons atGGCCAAGTCCGAG TCTCCAAAGGAGCCCGAGCAGCTCCGCAAGCTATTCATCGGCGGCCTCAGCTTCGAAACCACAGACGAGAGCCTCCGCAGCCACTTCGAGCAATGGGGCACCCTGACCGACTGTGTG GTGATGAGGGACCCAAACACCAAACGTTCACGAGGCTTCGGCTTCGTCACATACTCCTCGGTGGAAGAGGTCGATGCCGCCATGAACGCCCGGCCACACAAAGTGGACGGCAGAGTTGTTGAACCAAAGAGGGCCGTGTCCAGAGAG GACTCCCAGCGGCCCGGAGCCCACCTCACAGTCAAGAAGATCTTTGTGGGCGGCATCAAGGAGGACACGGAGGAGCATCACTTGAGGGACTATTTTGGTCAATATGGCAAAATCGAAGTCATCGAGATCATGACGGACCGCGGCAGCGGCAAGAAGAGGGGCTTCGCCTTCGTCACCTTCGACGACCACGACTCCGTCGACAAGATAGTCA TTCAGAAATACCACACTGTGAACGGGCACAACTGCGAGGTGAGGAAAGCCCTCTCGAAGCAGGAGATGGCCAGCGCTTCAGCCAGCCAGAGAG GCCGCAGCGGTTCCGGGAATTTTGGCGGCGGCCGCGGAGGCGGATTCGGCGGTAACGACAACTTCAGTCGTGGCGGCAACTTCGGCGGCCGTG GTGGGTTTGGTGGCAGCCGCGGTGGCGGTTATGGCGGCGGCGGAGACGGCTATAATGGATTTGGCAATGACG gTTACGGCGGCAGCGGCCCCGGCTATTCCGGCGGCAACCGGGGCTACGGCGGCAGCAGCACCTACGACGGCTATAATAACGGCGGGGGGGGCTTCGGCGGCGGCAGCGGAGGACGGCGTCCCGCCCGGGGACCCGCGCTTGCCGTGCGGAATGGCCTTTCTGAAGCGGGCACAG gcagcaacttTGGCGGCGGGGGGAACTACAACGACTTCGGCAGTTACAACAACCAGTCGTCCAATTTCGGCCCCATGAAGGGGGGCAACTTCGGGGGCAGGAGCTCGGGGCCGTACGGCGGCG GCGGCTACGGCAGCtcgagcggcggcggcagctACGGCGGCGGCAGAAGGTTTTAA
- the CBX5 gene encoding chromobox protein homolog 5, which translates to MGKRSKRPADSSSSGDEEEYVVEKVLDRRVVKGQAEYLLKWKGFSEEHNTWEPEKNLDCPELISEFMRKYKKMKEGDGNKPREKVESAKRKGGLPAGGEDVKAKKKRESNDIARGFERGLEPEKIIGATDSCGDLMFLMKWKDTDEADLVLAKEANLKCPQIVIAFYEERLTWHAYPEDTDSKERETPRS; encoded by the exons ATGGGCAAGAGGAGCAAGCGGCCAGCCGACAGCTCGTCCTCGGGAGACGAGGAGGAGTATGTGGTGGAGAAGGTGCTGGACCGGCGCGTGGTGAAGGGCCAGGCCGAGTACCTGCTCAAGTGGAAAGGCTTCTCCGA GGAACACAATACTTGGGAGCCAGAGAAGAACCTGGATTGCCCAGAGTTGATCTCGGAGTTTATGAGAAAGTATAAGAAGATGAAGGAGGGTGACGGGAACAAACCACGCGAGAAGGTGGAGAGCGCCAAGAGGAAAGGAGGGCTGCCCGCCGGCGGGGAGGACGTCAAGGCCAAGAagaagagggag AGCAACGACATCGCCCGGGGCTTCGAGCGGGGCCTGGAGCCCGAGAAGATCATCGGTGCCACTGACTCCTGCGGGGACCTCATGTTCCTGATGAAGTG GAAGGACACAGACGAGGCCGACCTGGTGCTGGCGAAAGAGGCGAACCTCAAGTGTCCCCAAATCGTCATCGCCTTCTACGAGGAGCGGCTGACCTGGCACGCCTACCCTGAGGACACCGACAGCAAAGAGCGCGAGACCCCCAGGAGCTAA
- the HNRNPA1 gene encoding heterogeneous nuclear ribonucleoprotein A1 isoform X3, giving the protein MAKSESPKEPEQLRKLFIGGLSFETTDESLRSHFEQWGTLTDCVVMRDPNTKRSRGFGFVTYSSVEEVDAAMNARPHKVDGRVVEPKRAVSREDSQRPGAHLTVKKIFVGGIKEDTEEHHLRDYFGQYGKIEVIEIMTDRGSGKKRGFAFVTFDDHDSVDKIVIQKYHTVNGHNCEVRKALSKQEMASASASQRGCPPPPPPLLGRSGSGNFGGGRGGGFGGNDNFSRGGNFGGRGGFGGSRGGGYGGGGDGYNGFGNDGYGGSGPGYSGGNRGYGGSSTYDGYNNGGGGFGGGSGGRRPARGPALAVRNGLSEAGTGSNFGGGGNYNDFGSYNNQSSNFGPMKGGNFGGRSSGPYGGGGYGSSSGGGSYGGGRRF; this is encoded by the exons atGGCCAAGTCCGAG TCTCCAAAGGAGCCCGAGCAGCTCCGCAAGCTATTCATCGGCGGCCTCAGCTTCGAAACCACAGACGAGAGCCTCCGCAGCCACTTCGAGCAATGGGGCACCCTGACCGACTGTGTG GTGATGAGGGACCCAAACACCAAACGTTCACGAGGCTTCGGCTTCGTCACATACTCCTCGGTGGAAGAGGTCGATGCCGCCATGAACGCCCGGCCACACAAAGTGGACGGCAGAGTTGTTGAACCAAAGAGGGCCGTGTCCAGAGAG GACTCCCAGCGGCCCGGAGCCCACCTCACAGTCAAGAAGATCTTTGTGGGCGGCATCAAGGAGGACACGGAGGAGCATCACTTGAGGGACTATTTTGGTCAATATGGCAAAATCGAAGTCATCGAGATCATGACGGACCGCGGCAGCGGCAAGAAGAGGGGCTTCGCCTTCGTCACCTTCGACGACCACGACTCCGTCGACAAGATAGTCA TTCAGAAATACCACACTGTGAACGGGCACAACTGCGAGGTGAGGAAAGCCCTCTCGAAGCAGGAGATGGCCAGCGCTTCAGCCAGCCAGAGAG gctgtcccccccctccgccccctcTCCTAGGCCGCAGCGGTTCCGGGAATTTTGGCGGCGGCCGCGGAGGCGGATTCGGCGGTAACGACAACTTCAGTCGTGGCGGCAACTTCGGCGGCCGTG GTGGGTTTGGTGGCAGCCGCGGTGGCGGTTATGGCGGCGGCGGAGACGGCTATAATGGATTTGGCAATGACG gTTACGGCGGCAGCGGCCCCGGCTATTCCGGCGGCAACCGGGGCTACGGCGGCAGCAGCACCTACGACGGCTATAATAACGGCGGGGGGGGCTTCGGCGGCGGCAGCGGAGGACGGCGTCCCGCCCGGGGACCCGCGCTTGCCGTGCGGAATGGCCTTTCTGAAGCGGGCACAG gcagcaacttTGGCGGCGGGGGGAACTACAACGACTTCGGCAGTTACAACAACCAGTCGTCCAATTTCGGCCCCATGAAGGGGGGCAACTTCGGGGGCAGGAGCTCGGGGCCGTACGGCGGCG GCGGCTACGGCAGCtcgagcggcggcggcagctACGGCGGCGGCAGAAGGTTTTAA
- the HNRNPA1 gene encoding heterogeneous nuclear ribonucleoprotein A1 isoform X1, whose translation MAKSESPKEPEQLRKLFIGGLSFETTDESLRSHFEQWGTLTDCVVMRDPNTKRSRGFGFVTYSSVEEVDAAMNARPHKVDGRVVEPKRAVSREDSQRPGAHLTVKKIFVGGIKEDTEEHHLRDYFGQYGKIEVIEIMTDRGSGKKRGFAFVTFDDHDSVDKIVIQKYHTVNGHNCEVRKALSKQEMASASASQRGCPPPPPPLLGRSGSGNFGGGRGGGFGGNDNFSRGGNFGGRGGFGGSRGGGYGGGGDGYNGFGNDGKARAGFLRRAAANAPSRSPRTPAGPVARPRQRTQPTALPNPEPGPHAPAGAALGAQRPPSSPPGYGGSGPGYSGGNRGYGGSSTYDGYNNGGGGFGGGSGGRRPARGPALAVRNGLSEAGTGSNFGGGGNYNDFGSYNNQSSNFGPMKGGNFGGRSSGPYGGGGYGSSSGGGSYGGGRRF comes from the exons atGGCCAAGTCCGAG TCTCCAAAGGAGCCCGAGCAGCTCCGCAAGCTATTCATCGGCGGCCTCAGCTTCGAAACCACAGACGAGAGCCTCCGCAGCCACTTCGAGCAATGGGGCACCCTGACCGACTGTGTG GTGATGAGGGACCCAAACACCAAACGTTCACGAGGCTTCGGCTTCGTCACATACTCCTCGGTGGAAGAGGTCGATGCCGCCATGAACGCCCGGCCACACAAAGTGGACGGCAGAGTTGTTGAACCAAAGAGGGCCGTGTCCAGAGAG GACTCCCAGCGGCCCGGAGCCCACCTCACAGTCAAGAAGATCTTTGTGGGCGGCATCAAGGAGGACACGGAGGAGCATCACTTGAGGGACTATTTTGGTCAATATGGCAAAATCGAAGTCATCGAGATCATGACGGACCGCGGCAGCGGCAAGAAGAGGGGCTTCGCCTTCGTCACCTTCGACGACCACGACTCCGTCGACAAGATAGTCA TTCAGAAATACCACACTGTGAACGGGCACAACTGCGAGGTGAGGAAAGCCCTCTCGAAGCAGGAGATGGCCAGCGCTTCAGCCAGCCAGAGAG gctgtcccccccctccgccccctcTCCTAGGCCGCAGCGGTTCCGGGAATTTTGGCGGCGGCCGCGGAGGCGGATTCGGCGGTAACGACAACTTCAGTCGTGGCGGCAACTTCGGCGGCCGTG GTGGGTTTGGTGGCAGCCGCGGTGGCGGTTATGGCGGCGGCGGAGACGGCTATAATGGATTTGGCAATGACGGTAAGGCCAGAGCGGGATTTCTCCGACGGGCAGCGGCCAACGCGCCCAGCCGCTCGCCGAGGACGCCAGCCGGCCCCGTGGCCCGGCCCAGACAGCGGACGCAGCCCACCGCCCTGCCGAACCCGGAGCCCGGCCCCCACGCGCCCGCCGGGGCGGCCCTCGGAGCTCAGCgccctccttcctctcccccaggTTACGGCGGCAGCGGCCCCGGCTATTCCGGCGGCAACCGGGGCTACGGCGGCAGCAGCACCTACGACGGCTATAATAACGGCGGGGGGGGCTTCGGCGGCGGCAGCGGAGGACGGCGTCCCGCCCGGGGACCCGCGCTTGCCGTGCGGAATGGCCTTTCTGAAGCGGGCACAG gcagcaacttTGGCGGCGGGGGGAACTACAACGACTTCGGCAGTTACAACAACCAGTCGTCCAATTTCGGCCCCATGAAGGGGGGCAACTTCGGGGGCAGGAGCTCGGGGCCGTACGGCGGCG GCGGCTACGGCAGCtcgagcggcggcggcagctACGGCGGCGGCAGAAGGTTTTAA